DNA from Diachasmimorpha longicaudata isolate KC_UGA_2023 chromosome 17, iyDiaLong2, whole genome shotgun sequence:
CTGCTGAAGCTTCTGCACAAGACAGCGAGTTTCGAGAGCAGCAATAAAATGAATTGCGACACATTGGCAACATTGTTTACACCTCACCTGATGTGTCCGAGAAAATTATCGCCGGAGGCACTGCACGTTAATTCACAGAATTTGTCTGGATTGGTGGCCTTCATGATCAGGAAGGGAGAAGAGCTATTTGAAATTCCCCCTAAATTGGCTACTGATATCAGGGCTTATTGGGTAGATCAGGAGAGAAAATTGCTGAGTCCTAATAAAAATGACGTgagtttatttatatttttttagctATTCAAAATATGTTTAAGATTTGTTTACTGTCAAGTTAAATTATTCACCAttactttttaaatttatttttctattccaTGAAGATTATTTGTTTTCCATTCTCATTTCAGCTGAATGAATCCATTTCGGATACAACGGGCACAGCCCACACGGTCTTCAGCTTCGTCGATCATAAATTAACAGCAAAAGCAAACTCTACTGAAGACACCCAAGCAGCCCTCGCCCAACTGTACGCCCATATCCAAGCGATGCCAGAGTCGGCGAAGAAGCGTCGTCTAGTGAAGCAATTTAACAAAGAAAATGGTCAGGGAACACCCAGACACGTGAAGCAAGTTCGAACGAAGAGCCTGGGAGACTCTATAAAAAAGCACatcttccagaaaaaattattagggCATAAGAAACTAGTGGAGATAAATATTGGATTCAACATGAACAAATCCAGCAGTGAAGAAAATATTATATCATCTGTAAGTATTATTGTTCGATTTACGAGAAACAGAAACTTGTAAATCGATTGTTACTTTCAAAAAATaccatttattcatttaattttttcgaaaattttgaaacaatccgaaaaaaattaatcacaagTTCTTTTACTTCTAACAAATCATTCTGTCATTTAATGACAATTTGCACGTGAATGTGACTAATTTTTTCTTATCGCACGTTGAAAACAGACCCACGAAGAATTAGCTTTGCCATCGAAGAAGTTATTCAGTAAATCTGACGATGAATTGAGTTCAGACAGTTTTACAATTGACAATGACAATCTCATGCACTCGAAGCACATGAGCAGCAGCACTGGCAGCCTAGACACATCAACaagtattaaaaaaacaaaaaagacTAAGTGGAAAGACTTTGTCAGGCTGCGAGAGGCGTCTGACGACGACGAGTGCGTCAATACGTCCAAAGAGAGACTGGAGAGCTCTGGCAAAACCACAAGGAGTCTCACAACGATCAGTGAAAATGGAAAGGCTGAGGGTGAGGATTTGGAGGATGGAGCTGTCAAGGAGGACAAACAGGTGCGTCGATACAACTCCGAGCCCTGCGACATGCACAGCAATCTAGAGGTGGAGAGCCAACAATCACAGGTTAATAATTCTGATCCAGTAATATCGATGCTCCAACGACCAAAAATAGAACTGGTCTTCACTCCCAGGACGTTGGAGTCGAACTCCTCTGTTGATAAGGACCATGGCTGTCACACATCGCCAGTTGTCAAGTACAAATTCTGGAACTGTCATTCGGCCCATACATCCACACCTGCTGACATTCTCAGGCGAAATTTAGCGAATGGAGAGGCCTGTGGAGTGACACCTATCAAGAAGAATGACAAGAGCATGAGTCCTATTACTAAGAGCACTGCCAAAATGCCGAGGTCTATGCAGGTATGCATGATTGTACTAACATGCGTCGAAGAATTTTATCGGTGATCATGAGGGGGGAAAAATTCGAACCCATAATTCTCCAttcgaaaaattctcaactccaataaattctaaaaatatttttgtctcgaTGATTTGATAAACaagtcaattcaattttccaagcTTCATGAGCATGAGAATGTTCCCATTTGATTTCTagtcatttatatttttctattaaaagaAATAACTATTAATGGTAATTGACTAATaataattactattaattattaatcaataatagtaatataattttgaatttttacggccaaaaattcctgaaatttcaTCACTTTCAGTTCACTGCATATCTCTAAATGATTTTCCAGGAAACAATGATGACTCCTAGATCGCGAAAACCCGTGATGATGATCTCAGGTTCAAATCTCTGCAATCTGGCGGCGATCGAAGGTGAAGCCCCCCAGAATGTCCAAATTGTGGACATTGATATTGACGATAACAGTTATGTATCGAGTCCTGAGAACGCCACAGGAGCACCAGAATGTTACCAAGACAATAAAGAAAACTACCAACGTCCTCCCTACCGTGGCCGACACTTCGTAACATCAATCGAGGATGATCAAGCTAATCAGAAGAGCACAATGTCCATAACGAGCACATTCAGGGAATATCTGCTGTCCAGGAGTGTCTTGACAGCGAGCCCTGTCGACCTCAGTTTTACATCTCGAACTGGTGATTTTGACCAGTCAGAGTCGGATTTAAATATTCTGAATGAAGAGGGTCTATCTGATAGCCTTCTTCACTGTCTCGATGGGAATAATCCGGGCTCTGACACATCTGGAATCGCCTCCAGCAGTGGCCACAGTGCCAGCAACTCTAACGATAAATTTGAGGATGGGAATATCACAGGAACAAGAAAACGAGGGACGAGCTTACAACGAAATGACTCGAAACGATCTGTCAGAGGTGGAATAGAGAGAGACGAGAGGAGACATCAATCTGCTATGCAAAAACAAATCAGTGAGTCAACTCTGAATTCAATCAAATTGAAGGATACGTTTCAAGAGACGtcattttgacaaaaaaaaattgtgaatttgatttttttacgagaattttttataagaaaCAGAAGCAATTTATACTGAATAATCATGAATTTTccacaataaatattttctcaaatgttagagaatttctagttttatttttccatctaTTGGTTACGATTTTAAACCCTCTGGCGCGGGTAGAAGTTGTGTTGCTTCATGTTGACTCTCACGATTGAACAACTTGGCAGATTTTTATGaactaaaataattaattcgcgATATTGGGAGTGGAGGCATACGAGTGGGGTCCAGAGATCACCGTCATGGGTCAGAACATATCGTCATGTCCGAGATCTGGAATATATGACAGCCCTCTCTCCTTCAGGGCTTTACTCTGCAGACGATCTTGATCTTGCTTGGATTCCTGCTCTCTTCTCTGTGCATCCAATATATCGTCCACTGATACTTCAGACAGGGGAAGATCTTTTTCCCTTTCTCTATCCTGAAATCATAATGTTCGTCAcatcattgagaaaaaattagaaaaaaaatggcctgAGGAATTAATTGTcgaactgtaaattaatttgtctGATTCCAACACGTCATTTCTTCGGTTGTATCCCCTCCAGATGGAATATTACAAACAATAACTTACTATTTCGCCTAACAATACGACATTTTCACCCCTGACGATAAATACACCTCTGGGTATATCACCGTACTCCTTCCCCACGTGAATTCTCTCGATAGTTCTGTGCAAAACGAGATTCGCAAATTGGTCAACGCTCCTCAAGTACCCAATCAACGTTCGTCCATCCCTCAGAAGGACCATCAGCTTTTCTGAGGAAAAATATGGcgatatttaattataaaacagTCCAAAAGATTAATTAAACAACGAAATACTAAGAAATAAGGGAAAAACAGCTGTGGAGCTTCTTGGAGGCCAAGTGATGAAACTTACTGTCAAGTTCGTCAAGAAGTGATGCTGTGCCTGGCACCACGTCCATCTCTGCAGTCTTCTTGATATTCTCACAAACTTGttaaacaattaaaacaattaaaacATTCTCATTCAACACGCAGAACCGGTGGCACCAGATTGAGGTTAAACTCGCATGAACGCCTAGTGTTACGTCGATAATTGTATGAACACAATTGTTTTCCGATCAACAATTTATCTGTCAGTGCATTAAAGACACTGGATCGATTGACTCGAATGACTGATTAGTTTACTTTCACTTCAATACAATATTTCCGATTCACGAACAGAGGTTTCTGTTAGTGTGTACGTAGTCGACAGGTGGTTTCCAAAACAATCACGCAAAAATGAATACGAAACTAAAGAGACACTTTACGCTCAGTACAAGTGAGTACAAACATAATACAAACGCTACAATTAGTTGATTAgacgaaagaaaataatttttcggttATCTATAAAAACGATTTCGTGTCGCTCACCCGGAAACGTCCGATAGACGACGCGAATCCGTCTGTGGCTGACTTCACGCTGGTGTAAATCTTCTGGGCCCGGATTTTTCGTGTGTGGAAACGTGGAAATTTCTGTCGCGATGCAAGTACCTGCAGTTTTTATGGATTTACCCCCTGAGGATcaggtaaataattatttcaattttttaaaaacatcgTACGTTATTTACGAGCGATTGGAGCTACCTCGATGGTATCAGTCCATTGTTTTGGACCAGAATGTGATGCTTGGAGATTAAGGTTAGGTTGTCACGTTGAGACTGCTTCAGTGTGTCATGTCTGTGTTACAAAGTGCAGAGAACGCGAGACAACTTAAATGATAAAcataaattaatgtttttgaTAATATCTCggttaatgaatttattggacCAGAAAATGGTGGAAATATAGGAAGACTATGAACATCTTGAAAAATAtgtcaacaatatttttatcttcaGGCCCAGGAATTGAGGATTTACTTTAAGAGCTTGGGAGCTGAAATAAGTGACGAAAAATCACCCCGTGGAATCGAGGATGACCTGCACAAAATCATAGGCGTCTGTGATGCCTGTTTCAAAGAAGGAAATGAGATtgaaatcgaaaatattcttAATGACATCGTGTCGATCCTCATCCACATTCCTGTTGAGAGAGCTGAAAACTTGATTCTGGCATTCTGCGAGAAACTGAAGAAAGCTCCTGGACAAAAACTAGGTCTTGTCTGTCTCAAAGCCCTTTGGCTTCTCTTCCAATCTCTCGAGGAAAAATCACCCATGAGATATCACGTTTACTACAATCTTGTTCAAGTTGCCAGGAATGTTGATCAAGTGAAAGCTGTTTACGGTGGAGTTGAGCAGTTGAAAGACCAATTTAAGGCTTTTCCACCAAATAATGAACAAATGCAGAAACTTTTACGTTTGCTGCATGAAATTTTACTGAGTTGCAAGCAAGGGTAAGTCCAAAATTTTCACGTTATATTTAATGAAGGGGAAAGAATACTCAAATTgtaatttgtgaaaaaaatcaagagaaaaatcagaaacaaTGATGGAGAGAATAATCATTGCATTTACCCATTTACTTTATTGTTGGACGTAGAGATCAGGCAGCAGCAGTGATGGTCGAACTCTTGGGTACGTACACCGCTGAGACAGCATCTGAAGCACGCGAAGACGCGATGCATTGCATTCAAGCAGCTCTAGCTGATCCAAATACTTTCCTCTTGGATCCACTTCTTGCTCTTAAGCCAGTTAGATTTCTCGAAGGGGAGCTCATCCATGATCTACTGCTCATCTTCGTTCAAGAAAAATTGCCATCTTATATCCAGTTTTACAGTAATCATAAGGAGTTCGTGGAACACACTGTCGGTGAGTACATAAAGCGATCATCGTTTCAGCTGCTTTCATTTTATAAAGAATCAAATGATAGAGtcggtaaaatatttttaaacattagaaaatcagtgaaaaaattgtgaagatagagtttattgatattttttaaatttgtcaGCAACCTGTACCGCCACCGcaggaaaaatgattattgtCTAATGGTCTTTGATAGGTCTGAACCACGACCAGAACATGAAAAAGATGAGGCTGCTGACGTTCATGCAGCTGGCGGAGACAAATCCCGAAATGTCCTTTGACACAATTCAGAGCGAGCTGCAGCTTGAGGAGGACAACGTCGAGAGCTTCATAATCGATGGTAAATTTCAAATAGTAATTAATGTCCCTGCATAATTATTAGACATTCTTTGTCGATGTTCGTAGACAAGAATTTCATTTGCAGGGAAGATTAAATGAATCTATACtggctcattaatttttcactaattAGTGAGTTATCGAGTTATTCAACAGTTAAAGCAACAACTTTATGatcatttaaatattaaaacaaaaattacacTAATGTCATAATCATTTAAACACACAAATAATGTTGAACTTTGAtgcacttttttttaatactcgaAATACTGTACTGATGTAGCTTTTGAATATCAGGGTTTTGTCTCGCGTGTTCACTTTTAATAAATGAAGAAGTATTATTTTGCTGAGTActctaaaaaattaaacaattagaattattttgtaaacatattttgtttttcgttttttcagTCCTCAAGACTAAACTCGTTCGTGCACGTATGGATCAGGCAGGTCGCAAAGTCCTCATTTCCTCGACGATGCACCGAACATTTGGAAAACCCCAGTGGGTGCAATTGAGGGATCTCCTCGTAGCCTGGAAGACGAACTTGTCATCAGTTCAAGACGGAATGAAGTCAGTGGCATCGGCGCAAATGGAATTGGCCGCGAAAACGAAAGCCCCATTAGCTCACTGTTAATATTTCGAATTTGCCAGCCATTTTTAAAGCTGAAGGAAGCAGTTGTGACATTCCAATGTTCAATGTCACCGGACTTATTTAATAATCATTAAACAAAATTAAGCATCATCCGCACAGTCCGATCGATCGGTATAatcgaaatgaataattagaaATTGATAGGAAATCAATTGTTTGTACGAACCCTCGTcgatttcagtgaaaaaaataataaagtcaACTGATAAGCTGTGAATTGTAAAACAAAACGTGAAAATAAAGTATTCAGCATTTGATAACAGAAAATCTAtttcagaaatatttaatactaCATTTTGTACATCAGCACAATTGTTcacatttttgaattttctctcgTGAACAATCACTTGACTCATCCTCCAACGTCCTCTTCTGGGAAATCTGATTGATCGTGTCTCCAGGAACGACCTTAGATTTTTCCCGTTGATCCATTAGGTTCTGGTAGTCCCTCTCAGACAATAATTTGTTCTTCATCTCTTCGTACGTCTTGATATTCGGCAGAACGATCGCCAGATACCCGCCTCTGTGTGGTGGCTCTCTGATCAACTCTGGAGTCTCCACGAGTGCCTCATTaacttcaattaattttcccatCAAGCAGCACTTGATATTCCATTTCTCCCCATCATCACAGGATATTATACAGATGTTGGAGCTCTCCTGGAGGGGTTGGGCCCCATGTTTTCCCTTCCCCGAGACTTTGTTGGTGGTTCTGTCCAGTTTGTCCGTTACTTTGAAGCTGATGGCCTCTATTTTTCGACCCTTCTGGAGCACTGGGTGACTCGGCGCCAGGGTCAGCATGCAGATGCGATTGCTGTGCATCTGGATACAAATATCGTCGAGGGATTTCTGAACGTCCACTTTGTAGTATGGAGTGAAGTAGCGGTCTGTTACGCTGGGGAGCTGGACGTTCAAGGGGACTTGGTCGAGCATGTCGCAGATGTCGTTGTCCTCGGGAAATTCGAAGGAATCGTCCTCGGGAATAACGTCATCGTCGCCGTTCTCGATAGCAACGTTCCGTCGTTGAACTGATATTTcggccattttttatttatcttttactcTTCTGGGCGCGTCCCACCTGCTTTAAACTTTTCTTTAAACTGCTCCTGACGACGATGGGATTTTTCGGCGTTTTCAGCTGCTAGCTTCAGCTTCTGCAGAGGAAATGAATGTAGAtgaagattaattaattaattatgggggaattattgggattttttcttcattcgttTTATCTTTTTTGTGAAATCATTTGAAGATTCGAttaatggaattaattaaactcATGTCGGTTCCGAAGGGATTATGGACCCCTAGGGGATCATTTGAGACAACATAAATCCTTAAGTGACccaaaaatgtgaatttgataaaattcgATTTCACCAGGAGCAAAATTCAAAAACTTTGtcccatgaaaatttttattttttatttctccactTTGGTCGGTCCTGAGGGCTTTATGTGCAAATCTCGGAATTCCTTGTGGACCCTACACTATTCACATCGaagtagaaaatatttaattgatgattatgatggcaacgaaaaaaaataataaagataTCTAtaacaataaacaattgtgaaaaattaaattctaattcACAGATGCAACGATCcctgatatatttttaatgtaaTAATGTAATAATTGACTTACGTTCGCTCTAAAGCACTTGTTCAATGCTGTGTGTAGATCAGAGCACTTTCCAAAGAATTTGCCGACTGGATGCTACGatacaaaaataattcgttAGACAAAATACAGAAAACCAAAATTTTCTTGCTCATCTGCCTACTGTTTTCTCACACTCCTGaatttggaaatatatctCGTTGCAAGCCGATTGATGAAGAGCCAGACGGGAGTAATTCTCGGACATTATTTATCGAAATCtttagaataatgaaaaatcgtttgaTTTATGTAATCAGTTTATTTATTGTCATCGCCGGGTGTATTCGGAGCTTGTCTCAATTCAACCGAATTTTAGGTTatgttatgggcgaaaataaCATGCACATTTCTTGCTCGACCCAAGAGCCAATCACAATCTTTGGAACTACATAATCGATTGTTCGATCACCAATCGATAATTTCCATCAGGTAACAGGTAATTTAATTTCTAGTGCCTCTTTGACCGACGTTGTGACGGATGGTCATTATTCCTCTCTCTATTTTACGTTTGGTAAGACAGTTGTTGTAATTACTCCGAAGATTTTAGAATCAATTCATCTTATTAATGCACAATTAATTAAGAGACTGTCTTGATGAGTCCTCTTgtgtttttcaattgattttcttttGATACGTTTCAATAAAACGATAATGTTAGCATTGGGTCCAGTAAATACACGAGGTgttcattatttcaatttttattcccttttaGGGCTCCATGGAACCTCTAATTTTAAAACAGAAACAGTTTCATGAAGATAGAAAAAATGAGGAACGTTGGATGTTCTGTCACGGCCACAAAACCGAAGAAAAAGCAATGCCACGGCCGTCCTGGCACTAGTTATAAAAATCATCCCCAAGTTTCAGTTTGATATCGTCCACATTTTTCGAGGTTTCTCACAAAATTTTCAGCCTCAAAATCGTTGAAATCGCCGAATTTCCTCGCCATGTCGACGAACTCCTCTCTGACGCACTTtggcatatctttggaactccCAGACAGGTAGATTTTCCCACCATTCAACAACAAATTCCAACACAATGCTCCTTGCTCTCTGATCAGGTGCTGAACGTATCTGAAAAGAGTTAGAATAATCCCCAACTTCCACCTCCAAATTTATTCTAACAAATTGacataaaaatctcaaatatttacattttatcCTCTTGGTCTCTAGAAAAAGCCGAGAAAACAGTCAGGTGATGGTTTTTCACTAATCTCTCGCAGTCCTCCCTACAATGAAAATCCTTCCTCTCGCTCCTGCATCCAAAGAACAATATAATATCCTTCATATCGACCTTGGCAGCTTCTAGCTCCAACAAAATCGACCGGAAAGGAGCAACGCCAGTACCAGGTCCCACGAAAATCATCGGTTTCTCCCAATCGAACTTGAACGTTCCCTTCTGCAGCCAACAAATCACTCGCTGTCCTTCTTGCAAGGAAGCGAGCCAGTTGGAGCACAACCCCAGTCTCGGTTCTACCAGTTTAGTTTTATACTTGACAACAGCCACCAGCAGATGAACCTCCCCAGGACTGGATTTGCAACTGGAGGCTATGCTGAAGGCCCTGGGTTTGATAGGTGACATAACTTCAAACAAAACCTTTTCATTCAATCTCCTGGTGGTGTGAGGGAAGTCGCCGAGTACCTCGAGAATATTTCTCCTCGGTCTGTTCACATAACTGTAAAGCTCGTCCTGTCCAGCAGCTGCGGAGAATTCAGTAAGTTTTTCCTTCTCAAGATCGTTATCACTCAGCAAAGCCAGGACCTGCATTGTGGACCTTCTAGGCTTGTAGTTGAGGTCCCAGTACTGCTCGACGACTTGTCGAAGGGTCAGGGGATGTCTCAGACAATGTGGAAGCTTTATCTCTTTGTCTGAAATGCTCAGAAGTGTCTCTGGTACTAGTGGAACGTCATGTTCCCtcaagagatgaaaaaatctcgATACTTGGTCAGGAGAATTCTTCGGCCGCACGTAAATAATGTCTCCAGGATGATAATTAACGTTTGGAATGTTCAATTCAATCAGTCTGACGTCTTGAAAATGATCCAGAGCTGTTGTCCTCGTGTTCCTCATGATTGTGGCGAATTTTAAATGACTATTCACCTCAAGTTCATGTTCGTAAATGTCTGCTGACACTTTTTTCGTAAATTCGGCTACTGAAGGGTCCGTTCTCGGGACGACGGAGACGCTGAAGCGTTCGATCACCTGATGGGAAGGTTTCAGGGGAATGTTCAGAACTTCTGATATTATCCTCcagatatttttcatccaGGGTTCCACTGTCGCGTCAATTCCCAAGTCATGTTGATCGTCTGCTAGAGCTATTGGAATCATCTCCTGTGCCCCCAGCTGGGACAGACGTTTGTTCAGTTTCTTCGCTGCAAAGTTGTACTTCTCGTAAGAGCTGTCCCCCAGTCCCAAGACTGcgtatttcagatttttgagAAGAGTTTGGGGGTGAGATTTGCGAAGTAGAAATCTCCAGAAATTCGTCATATTCGAGGGGGTGTCCCCTTGACCAGTTGTGGAAGCTACGAAGAGGATCAAACGCTCGGAGCAGAGGTGCTCGAGGTTGTAGTCGTCCATTGCTATTACTGAACACTTCAGTCCATTTCTGAAATTAAAGTAGAATttgagattaaaaaataccTCAAATTTTTGTCTGTGTGTGATATCTTTTAATATTATTCAGTAATATGGATAATATTGAGTATATATTCACTCAGTAGAAGTGGAATTTGTCTAGAGATTGACATGTTTATTCAATTCActatttttagaaatatttcgaaaacaaatatgGGTGAAGAAGGGTGCGTTTTGCCAGTTGAAGTTCCATCagtgaaaaatatggaatttaaACCTGATTTGACCGGTTATCGGCGGTATTTTTGACTCACTTAAAGACTGGTAACATAAGTGGTAGCTTCTCCGCAGCTCATTTGCACCAAGAAGTCGATTCTACCCCACCCACCCCTAAATTTCGAAATAACGGGTAAAACTCTGATATTTTCAGTCGGCATTGCAGCAATGAAATTGTCAGGTGTATGTAAAACTACCTCTTGGCATTAATCCAAAGTTCTTCGGCAGTGTCTTGTGCAGTTCCGGTCTCACTCCCATACAGCACAGTCACGTTGATCTCCTCCCTCGTCATTTTCTCCTCCTTTGTCTCCTCTGTATGACGAAATTTCCGGCTATTTTCTGTTCCCGGAGGTTCTCTTCTTCAATTTCACGTCCATCAGCCAGTTCAGGTGCCACCGTCTCCTGGAGTCGCCTCCAGGTCATCCGATGTCCCCCGtagatgagaaaaataacGACACCTGGAGTTGGTACACAATTCATTCGCAATATAAATCATTCTGTTTCCAAGATTTTGTTAGTTCGATAATGACAGCAAATGACAACAATCACGCAAAGCCCCAAACGATCAAATGTCaaggataaataaattgtctaGGCTAAGCCCCGTTTGGCTGTGTTCTCGAcagttataaataaaaaataaaaaaaaatataggtgATATTTTCGGTTGCAATAGAGCCCTCTCCCTTGTCCGCCATCCAAATGATTCTCCCATCATCGAGTGTcgagaatttattaaaaaactgcTTCACCTGGAGcagtaaaaattgaaagttgctaaaaaaatgaatcccAGCCACAAAAACAAATAGAAAATACCATAATCGTGCACTCCAATCTCAAATAAACATTTACCTCCGTCTGTTTTCAAGgttagttgaataatttaccAGTTATATAATTACGTCAAATCCATTGTCATTGTCGAAAGTTGTTCGCAGCTGGACGTGTGTCTGCTGATATTTTTGATTCTTCACGTGGGTGagaactttgtttttttttgtcaaaaaaaaaagtcgaatTTTCCACACGTTGAGAGGAGAAAATACAATAATGTTGGCAGGACTGTCTATCGTGGCTGCCTGCTGTTTGCTGATGACTGTCAAAACCTACTTTCCTATTCTCACGAGAAGCGCTCCTACGTTTTAGCCTCTTCTcggtaacaaaaaaataatagaaaaataaataagacaAAATCCTTTCCTTCAATTCTATGATATAGATCCCAGAAATATGGGGGACAAAGATTGTTTAAACAAAGTGCGTGTTAACGAGGTCTATTTATACAGTGAGACTTTGGGAGAGTAGGTGagagtgattatttttccactgaaaaaaAGGGGAACGGAGTGAGATAAAGTTGTGGGAATAAGTggtatgagagagagagaacgtctgggaaaat
Protein-coding regions in this window:
- the LOC135170359 gene encoding NADPH-dependent diflavin oxidoreductase 1 isoform X3, with amino-acid sequence MTREEINVTVLYGSETGTAQDTAEELWINAKRNGLKCSVIAMDDYNLEHLCSERLILFVASTTGQGDTPSNMTNFWRFLLRKSHPQTLLKNLKYAVLGLGDSSYEKYNFAAKKLNKRLSQLGAQEMIPIALADDQHDLGIDATVEPWMKNIWRIISEVLNIPLKPSHQVIERFSVSVVPRTDPSVAEFTKKVSADIYEHELEVNSHLKFATIMRNTRTTALDHFQDVRLIELNIPNVNYHPGDIIYVRPKNSPDQVSRFFHLLREHDVPLVPETLLSISDKEIKLPHCLRHPLTLRQVVEQYWDLNYKPRRSTMQVLALLSDNDLEKEKLTEFSAAAGQDELYSYVNRPRRNILEVLGDFPHTTRRLNEKVLFEVMSPIKPRAFSIASSCKSSPGEVHLLVAVVKYKTKLVEPRLGLCSNWLASLQEGQRVICWLQKGTFKFDWEKPMIFVGPGTGVAPFRSILLELEAAKVDMKDIILFFGCRSERKDFHCREDCERLVKNHHLTVFSAFSRDQEDKIT
- the LOC135170359 gene encoding NADPH-dependent diflavin oxidoreductase 1 isoform X2, whose product is MLPVFKNGLKCSVIAMDDYNLEHLCSERLILFVASTTGQGDTPSNMTNFWRFLLRKSHPQTLLKNLKYAVLGLGDSSYEKYNFAAKKLNKRLSQLGAQEMIPIALADDQHDLGIDATVEPWMKNIWRIISEVLNIPLKPSHQVIERFSVSVVPRTDPSVAEFTKKVSADIYEHELEVNSHLKFATIMRNTRTTALDHFQDVRLIELNIPNVNYHPGDIIYVRPKNSPDQVSRFFHLLREHDVPLVPETLLSISDKEIKLPHCLRHPLTLRQVVEQYWDLNYKPRRSTMQVLALLSDNDLEKEKLTEFSAAAGQDELYSYVNRPRRNILEVLGDFPHTTRRLNEKVLFEVMSPIKPRAFSIASSCKSSPGEVHLLVAVVKYKTKLVEPRLGLCSNWLASLQEGQRVICWLQKGTFKFDWEKPMIFVGPGTGVAPFRSILLELEAAKVDMKDIILFFGCRSERKDFHCREDCERLVKNHHLTVFSAFSRDQEDKIYVQHLIREQGALCWNLLLNGGKIYLSGSSKDMPKCVREEFVDMARKFGDFNDFEAENFVRNLEKCGRYQTETWG
- the LOC135170359 gene encoding NADPH-dependent diflavin oxidoreductase 1 isoform X1; this translates as MTREEINVTVLYGSETGTAQDTAEELWINAKRNGLKCSVIAMDDYNLEHLCSERLILFVASTTGQGDTPSNMTNFWRFLLRKSHPQTLLKNLKYAVLGLGDSSYEKYNFAAKKLNKRLSQLGAQEMIPIALADDQHDLGIDATVEPWMKNIWRIISEVLNIPLKPSHQVIERFSVSVVPRTDPSVAEFTKKVSADIYEHELEVNSHLKFATIMRNTRTTALDHFQDVRLIELNIPNVNYHPGDIIYVRPKNSPDQVSRFFHLLREHDVPLVPETLLSISDKEIKLPHCLRHPLTLRQVVEQYWDLNYKPRRSTMQVLALLSDNDLEKEKLTEFSAAAGQDELYSYVNRPRRNILEVLGDFPHTTRRLNEKVLFEVMSPIKPRAFSIASSCKSSPGEVHLLVAVVKYKTKLVEPRLGLCSNWLASLQEGQRVICWLQKGTFKFDWEKPMIFVGPGTGVAPFRSILLELEAAKVDMKDIILFFGCRSERKDFHCREDCERLVKNHHLTVFSAFSRDQEDKIYVQHLIREQGALCWNLLLNGGKIYLSGSSKDMPKCVREEFVDMARKFGDFNDFEAENFVRNLEKCGRYQTETWG